The Dehalogenimonas lykanthroporepellens BL-DC-9 genome includes a window with the following:
- a CDS encoding integrase family protein (PFAM: integrase family protein; integrase domain protein SAM domain protein~KEGG: deg:DehalGT_0613 tyrosine recombinase XerC) — protein sequence MNTSPGKVPSNRYFDDYLIHLGTELNLSPRTIRNYKNDIIGNQQKGEPHGFFQYLEQHRLSFPSDVDKYVIRGYIAWLLEQGVVKSSVVRKLSAIRSLFRYLLREEIITESPLPVTRKHGGRLSAFSIKLDKRLPSFLTVDEMERLLEAPETSKPVGLRDKAIMEMIYAAGLRISELSDIKVSQVDYYSRELRVTGKGQKERLVIIGQPAADAVKKYLEKARPKLAKAERATDSLFLNYRGGSLSVRSMQKLILRYARIAGIRQEVHPHLLRHSFATHLLDGGADLRVVQELLGHSSLSTTQIYTHVSRNQARKVYLSSHPLAKEQER from the coding sequence ATGAACACTTCTCCCGGTAAGGTACCGTCTAATAGATATTTCGACGATTACCTCATTCATCTGGGAACCGAGTTGAACCTCTCTCCCAGAACTATCCGTAACTATAAAAACGACATCATTGGCAATCAGCAAAAGGGTGAGCCGCACGGTTTTTTTCAATACCTTGAGCAACACAGGCTAAGTTTCCCATCGGACGTGGATAAATATGTCATCAGAGGTTACATTGCCTGGTTACTGGAACAGGGTGTAGTAAAAAGTTCGGTTGTTCGTAAATTATCAGCGATACGGTCACTGTTCCGATATCTGTTAAGGGAGGAAATTATCACTGAGAGCCCTCTGCCGGTTACTAGAAAACACGGCGGGCGCCTGTCCGCTTTTTCGATCAAACTTGACAAGAGACTGCCGTCTTTTTTGACTGTCGATGAAATGGAAAGGCTTCTTGAAGCCCCTGAAACATCCAAACCGGTAGGCTTAAGGGATAAAGCAATCATGGAGATGATTTACGCCGCAGGATTACGTATTTCAGAACTCTCCGATATCAAAGTATCCCAGGTGGATTATTACAGCCGCGAGTTAAGGGTTACCGGAAAGGGACAGAAGGAACGCTTGGTGATCATCGGCCAACCTGCGGCTGATGCCGTTAAGAAGTACCTTGAAAAAGCCCGTCCGAAACTGGCTAAGGCCGAGCGAGCAACCGATAGCCTGTTTCTAAATTATAGAGGCGGATCATTATCGGTTCGCTCTATGCAAAAGCTTATATTAAGATACGCTAGAATAGCTGGTATTAGACAGGAAGTTCATCCGCATCTGTTAAGGCACAGTTTCGCTACACATTTGCTGGATGGCGGCGCCGATTTGCGAGTCGTCCAGGAACTACTGGGGCATTCCAGTCTATCTACCACACAAATTTACACCCATGTTTCGAGAAATCAAGCAAGAAAAGTGTATTTGTCTTCCCATCCCCTGGCTAAAGAACAAGAAAGATAA
- a CDS encoding DNA topoisomerase I (SMART: DNA topoisomerase I DNA-binding; DNA topoisomerase I ATP-binding; Toprim sub domain protein~TIGRFAM: DNA topoisomerase I~KEGG: dev:DhcVS_624 topoisomerase IA~PFAM: DNA topoisomerase type IA central domain protein; TOPRIM domain protein; DNA topoisomerase type IA zn finger domain protein): MKKHKKLVIVESPAKARTLARFLGSNYSLKASLGHVRDLPKSTLGVDIENDFKPKYINMRAKSAVIKDLKEAVKKSDEVVLATDPDREGEAIAWHLVEAIGLGATPYRRVVFHEITKDAIDKAFKAPRDLNMDLINAQQARRVLDRLVGYKLSPLLWRKVRRGLSAGRVQSVALRIIVDREREIESFIAVEYWTIEGEFSPKNKPGEKFKAGLIGVGGKKKISIPDAETAEIIVLDLKTAEHKVDSITEKPASRRPSPPFITSTLQQEAWRKLKFSAKQTMALAQQLYEGLSVGEEGNVGLITYMRTDSTHIAQSALADTRKFIGEQYGEAYLPKTARHYSKKIKGAQEAHEAIRPTDVKRTPERLKPYLEPNQLKLYRLIWQRMVTSQMADARFLNTTVDIVSFGTKSKEKYIFRTQSSLNVFDGFMVLYTEGKDDDIEQNTAKIPDLKDGEALNLTDIVKDQKFTQPPPRYTEATLIKTLEQFGIGRPSTYAPILSVVQQRDYVEKTKGVFKPTELGMIIRDILVQQFPEVIDAGFTAQMEESLDKVAEEGYNWVTVINDFYTPFNNDLEAAQAQLEKVPLPVEESEETCPKCHQAKLLIKIGRYGKYMECPDCQFRQSFRIRTGVMCPDCPENAEIIGRYSKKGKLFYGCEAFPKHKFAINARPVAVPCPECGGLQAEYNNKRIKCTNKTCKNAK, from the coding sequence ATGAAAAAACATAAAAAACTGGTAATAGTGGAGTCGCCGGCTAAAGCGAGAACTTTGGCCAGATTTTTGGGGTCTAATTATTCCTTAAAGGCTTCTCTGGGGCACGTGCGCGATCTGCCGAAAAGCACTCTTGGGGTGGATATCGAGAACGACTTCAAACCCAAATATATCAATATGCGCGCCAAATCCGCAGTGATAAAGGATTTAAAAGAAGCCGTAAAAAAATCTGACGAGGTTGTTCTAGCTACTGACCCGGATCGTGAAGGGGAAGCTATCGCCTGGCATCTTGTCGAAGCTATCGGACTGGGCGCGACGCCCTATAGAAGGGTTGTTTTTCACGAAATAACCAAGGACGCCATAGATAAAGCTTTCAAAGCTCCCAGAGATCTGAACATGGACCTGATAAATGCCCAGCAAGCCAGAAGAGTTCTCGACCGGCTTGTCGGCTATAAATTATCCCCTTTGCTATGGCGAAAAGTTCGCCGCGGCTTGTCTGCCGGGCGAGTGCAGTCGGTAGCTCTGCGGATAATTGTCGATCGGGAACGAGAAATCGAGAGTTTCATTGCGGTGGAGTACTGGACAATCGAAGGGGAATTTTCACCGAAAAATAAACCCGGTGAGAAATTCAAAGCCGGACTCATCGGCGTTGGAGGCAAGAAAAAGATATCGATTCCGGATGCTGAAACAGCTGAAATTATAGTTCTGGATTTGAAGACCGCGGAACACAAAGTAGACAGCATTACGGAAAAACCAGCCAGCCGCCGGCCCTCACCTCCCTTTATTACAAGCACACTACAGCAGGAAGCCTGGCGAAAATTAAAGTTTTCAGCCAAACAGACCATGGCTTTAGCTCAGCAGTTGTATGAAGGGTTATCCGTTGGAGAAGAGGGCAATGTCGGTTTGATAACCTATATGAGGACCGACTCAACCCATATTGCGCAATCCGCCTTGGCTGATACCAGAAAGTTCATCGGAGAACAATATGGAGAAGCTTACCTTCCGAAAACCGCCAGACATTATTCAAAGAAAATAAAAGGGGCCCAGGAAGCTCATGAGGCGATTCGGCCTACCGATGTCAAACGTACACCCGAAAGGTTGAAACCGTATCTCGAGCCAAATCAACTTAAGCTGTATCGTCTCATCTGGCAGAGAATGGTGACCAGTCAAATGGCAGATGCCAGATTTCTAAATACGACCGTGGATATCGTATCTTTCGGAACAAAATCGAAGGAAAAATATATTTTCAGAACACAAAGCTCGTTGAATGTTTTCGACGGCTTCATGGTTTTGTATACCGAAGGCAAAGACGACGATATTGAACAAAATACCGCCAAGATACCGGACTTGAAAGACGGGGAAGCACTGAATCTGACCGATATCGTTAAAGACCAAAAATTTACACAACCGCCTCCCCGTTATACTGAAGCTACATTGATTAAAACTTTGGAACAGTTCGGGATTGGGCGCCCAAGTACGTATGCACCAATACTATCTGTCGTCCAACAGCGTGACTATGTAGAAAAGACCAAGGGTGTCTTTAAACCGACGGAATTAGGAATGATCATTAGAGATATTCTGGTACAACAATTTCCGGAAGTAATAGATGCCGGTTTTACCGCTCAGATGGAAGAGAGCCTCGATAAGGTAGCGGAAGAAGGCTATAACTGGGTTACGGTTATCAATGATTTCTATACGCCCTTCAATAATGACCTCGAAGCGGCGCAAGCCCAGTTGGAGAAGGTCCCCTTGCCGGTAGAGGAGTCAGAAGAGACTTGCCCCAAGTGCCACCAAGCCAAGTTGTTGATTAAGATTGGTAGATACGGAAAATATATGGAATGCCCCGATTGTCAGTTCCGGCAGTCATTTCGCATTCGAACAGGCGTCATGTGTCCTGATTGTCCTGAAAACGCTGAAATTATCGGAAGGTATTCAAAGAAAGGCAAACTGTTTTATGGCTGTGAAGCTTTTCCCAAGCATAAATTCGCTATCAATGCCAGACCGGTTGCCGTCCCATGTCCCGAATGCGGTGGTTTACAGGCAGAGTACAATAATAAGCGAATAAAATGCACCAATAAAACGTGCAAGAATGCCAAATGA
- a CDS encoding DNA protecting protein DprA (manually curated~TIGRFAM: DNA protecting protein DprA~KEGG: dev:DhcVS_625 Rossmann fold DNA uptake nucleotide-binding protein~PFAM: SMF family protein), producing MENINRLLSIVGFNMIPGIGRVRLGIIERHFGGLEVAWRADTSEFVRAGFDNGTITAIKQWRPNIEPERELEAAEKTGVSLITADDTTYPTRLREIHDYPMLLYVKGTIESDDELSIAVVGTRKPTIYGRQVTEELSSFLVRSGMTICSGLARGIDTIAHQTALNNKGRTIAVLGSGIGEIYPRENKKLADEITEHGAVISEFPLNYGPKPENFPRRNRILSGISLGTLVTEAGKSSGAVITAGFALEQNREVFAVPGNIFSDQSNGTNRLIQQGAKLVTGGGDIIEEMNMGTVFPIRERKLIYAETEAERRIMGILNGQSKHVDEICRTTGETVATVSSLLAIMELKGLVKQLGGMNYIST from the coding sequence TTGGAAAATATCAATCGTTTACTCAGTATTGTAGGTTTTAACATGATCCCTGGTATAGGTCGGGTTCGACTTGGTATCATTGAGCGACATTTTGGTGGATTGGAAGTTGCTTGGCGTGCGGACACAAGTGAGTTTGTCCGGGCCGGATTTGATAACGGGACTATAACTGCCATAAAACAGTGGCGTCCTAATATTGAACCTGAACGAGAACTGGAAGCCGCTGAAAAGACCGGTGTCAGCCTGATAACCGCCGATGATACTACCTACCCTACCCGTCTCAGGGAAATACATGATTACCCCATGTTACTTTATGTAAAAGGTACTATAGAATCGGATGACGAACTCTCGATTGCCGTTGTCGGCACACGCAAGCCGACCATATATGGGCGCCAGGTAACCGAAGAGCTTTCGAGTTTTCTTGTTAGAAGCGGCATGACCATATGTAGCGGGCTGGCCAGGGGGATTGATACCATCGCCCATCAGACCGCTCTGAATAATAAAGGCAGAACCATTGCCGTATTAGGGAGCGGAATTGGTGAGATTTATCCCCGTGAAAACAAAAAATTAGCCGACGAGATTACCGAACATGGGGCGGTTATCAGCGAATTTCCGCTCAATTATGGGCCAAAGCCGGAGAATTTCCCCCGGAGGAATCGGATACTTTCAGGGATTTCTCTGGGCACATTGGTAACGGAAGCTGGAAAAAGTAGTGGCGCCGTTATCACAGCTGGATTTGCTTTGGAACAAAATCGGGAGGTTTTCGCGGTACCGGGGAATATATTTTCAGACCAAAGTAATGGAACCAACCGTCTGATACAACAGGGAGCCAAACTCGTCACCGGGGGAGGAGATATAATAGAAGAAATGAATATGGGGACTGTGTTTCCGATAAGGGAGCGCAAACTGATATACGCGGAAACAGAAGCAGAGCGGAGAATTATGGGAATTTTGAACGGTCAATCAAAGCATGTGGATGAGATATGTAGAACTACCGGTGAAACGGTGGCCACCGTCAGCAGTCTGTTGGCAATTATGGAATTGAAGGGGTTGGTAAAACAACTTGGTGGTATGAATTATATCTCGACCTGA
- a CDS encoding diaminopimelate decarboxylase (KEGG: det:DET0534 diaminopimelate decarboxylase~TIGRFAM: diaminopimelate decarboxylase~PFAM: Orn/DAP/Arg decarboxylase 2), whose translation MNELSKIFPSNASVSAEGQLLIDGVGVESLASEFGTPLYIFSEQDFRDRCREYNRVFKADFSSDLKVLFAGKAWLNLSILKIIAEEGIGLDVVSEGELGIASAAGFPLDRIYMHGNNKSDRELELAVEKGIGRIVVDNQSDISRLEAIASEKKDRPAILVRINPGIDPHTHAKISTGNIDSKFGMGLEEARDVIDHIIKSDVLDLKGFHYHIGSQIFEIQPFLDALTTALAFISDLMTDLDYATRELDIGGGYAIPYLSEQNPPGIGEYAKAISDHFDSECQRLKLQKPCVTIEPGRSLIASSTVALYTVGVIKRISGIRDYVCVDGGMADNIRPTLYGAQYEPSLANRMNDSNVGKYTVAGRYCESGDILATDVSLPEPKTGDLLVMPGAGAYCLPMASNYNASFRPAVVKVHQGKATLIRRRETMEDLIRYDIRP comes from the coding sequence ATGAACGAATTATCCAAAATATTCCCTTCAAATGCATCTGTTTCGGCTGAAGGGCAGTTGTTAATCGATGGTGTTGGGGTTGAAAGTCTCGCCTCGGAATTTGGCACTCCACTGTATATTTTTTCCGAACAGGACTTCCGGGATCGTTGCCGGGAGTACAATCGAGTTTTCAAGGCAGATTTTTCTTCCGATCTGAAAGTGCTTTTCGCTGGAAAAGCGTGGCTCAATTTATCGATTCTAAAGATAATAGCCGAAGAAGGTATCGGTTTGGATGTAGTATCCGAAGGTGAACTGGGTATCGCTTCAGCCGCGGGTTTCCCGCTAGATCGTATCTATATGCATGGCAATAATAAATCTGACCGTGAACTTGAACTTGCGGTTGAAAAAGGCATCGGCCGAATAGTAGTTGACAACCAGAGCGACATTTCAAGGCTGGAAGCAATAGCCTCAGAAAAAAAGGACAGGCCTGCAATTCTTGTACGAATAAATCCCGGAATTGACCCTCACACCCACGCCAAGATTTCTACCGGCAACATAGACTCCAAATTTGGGATGGGACTCGAAGAAGCCAGGGACGTTATCGACCATATTATAAAGTCCGATGTTCTTGATCTCAAGGGGTTCCACTACCATATTGGATCTCAGATATTTGAAATACAACCCTTTCTGGATGCTCTGACTACCGCGCTGGCCTTCATCAGCGATCTGATGACAGATCTTGATTACGCGACCCGTGAACTTGATATCGGCGGGGGGTATGCAATTCCCTATCTCTCAGAACAGAATCCGCCGGGAATCGGGGAATATGCAAAAGCTATATCGGACCATTTTGATTCAGAATGTCAAAGACTGAAACTGCAAAAGCCTTGCGTTACCATTGAGCCAGGAAGAAGCCTTATCGCCTCATCGACTGTAGCCTTATACACTGTGGGTGTAATAAAACGCATTTCTGGTATTAGAGACTATGTCTGTGTGGATGGCGGAATGGCTGATAATATCCGGCCAACCCTTTACGGGGCACAATACGAGCCTTCCCTGGCAAATAGAATGAATGATTCAAACGTCGGTAAGTATACCGTTGCCGGACGTTACTGTGAATCCGGCGATATTCTGGCTACCGATGTCTCATTACCTGAACCGAAAACCGGAGATTTGCTGGTGATGCCGGGAGCCGGTGCTTATTGCCTGCCTATGGCTTCTAATTATAACGCGTCATTTCGGCCGGCCGTTGTTAAAGTACATCAGGGGAAAGCAACATTGATTCGTCGTCGCGAAACGATGGAAGATCTGATTCGCTACGATATCAGACCATGA
- a CDS encoding DNA-directed DNA polymerase, delta prime subunit (KEGG: dev:DhcVS_476 DNA-directed DNA polymerase, delta prime subunit) has product MNSTWDLIGLDNHVQTLRNMVGLGGGIPGLIFVAPEHGSKHTLATRFTQVLNCTADEAPCGQCDTCIKIDRGLFPDLQYIHLASDENNKKKTEIAIDQIRELIHQISFPPYQGRYRVVVVEEADKLSLSAANALLKTIEEPPDNTVFILLTARVEAIPETIRSRCFLLELPRTRSELVRHFLIEKYCLSEDRAGIITRIADGHPGLAVACVSDDTLISNSHAAFDKLLEILTSGFRTRFDIAVVLSGKFSQDRLEIFALLDNWLTLARDIMLHKIGLREYVRNLDYLTSISNSVEIMEISKVLSILRVITQSRANLERNAGARLCLDLMMIDLPILESE; this is encoded by the coding sequence ATGAACAGCACCTGGGATTTGATAGGTCTCGACAATCATGTTCAGACTCTGAGAAACATGGTTGGTCTGGGGGGTGGAATTCCGGGGTTGATTTTTGTCGCCCCTGAACATGGTAGTAAACACACCCTGGCTACAAGGTTCACTCAAGTTCTGAATTGCACCGCTGATGAAGCCCCCTGTGGGCAGTGCGATACCTGCATAAAAATAGATAGGGGCCTTTTTCCGGACCTTCAATATATCCATCTGGCTTCTGATGAAAACAATAAGAAGAAAACTGAAATAGCCATTGATCAGATTCGGGAGCTTATTCATCAAATTTCCTTCCCGCCTTATCAAGGACGATATCGTGTGGTTGTCGTTGAAGAAGCAGACAAATTATCTTTGTCTGCCGCTAATGCTTTGCTGAAAACTATTGAAGAGCCACCGGATAACACGGTGTTCATCCTGTTAACCGCTCGGGTGGAGGCCATCCCCGAAACTATCAGGTCTCGCTGTTTCCTGCTGGAATTGCCCCGAACCAGATCGGAGCTTGTCAGGCACTTTTTGATTGAAAAATACTGCTTGAGCGAAGATCGGGCAGGGATCATTACAAGGATAGCCGACGGACACCCAGGGCTGGCAGTAGCCTGCGTCTCTGACGATACATTGATTTCAAATTCTCATGCCGCTTTCGATAAACTCTTGGAAATACTTACTTCCGGATTCCGGACAAGATTTGATATCGCTGTCGTCTTGTCCGGTAAATTCAGTCAGGACCGGCTTGAAATTTTTGCGTTGTTAGATAACTGGCTCACTTTAGCTCGTGACATTATGCTACATAAAATAGGCTTACGAGAATATGTTCGTAATCTCGATTATCTGACCAGTATTTCTAATTCTGTCGAGATTATGGAGATTAGTAAAGTCCTGTCCATTCTTCGCGTCATAACTCAATCCAGGGCAAACCTGGAGAGGAATGCCGGAGCCCGGTTGTGTCTTGATCTAATGATGATTGATTTACCAATACTTGAGAGCGAGTAA
- a CDS encoding PSP1 domain protein (PFAM: PSP1 domain protein~KEGG: dev:DhcVS_477 PSP1-like protein), producing the protein MKKLGDVKFKKAGKHYTFDATEFEVDRGDMVIVETSRGQEIGQVVDVRTTEDAESDMSIKPVIRIATKEDIEQKRRVCHQQAAALIACREQVAKLKLPMKCLSAEYNLDETHITVYFSAEGRVDFRELVREMGKQLHVRVELRQIGPRDETKLLGGFGRCGREFCCASYLSEFEPVSIKMAKEQNLPLNPLKISGVCGRLLCCLGHEYETYKEMNREKACSKCMDAPDKPTSNIATIKRAVVPEKPVANELPIIVDTTDEQSDNTSDGIIQRRPPRRRRRKR; encoded by the coding sequence ATGAAAAAATTAGGCGATGTAAAATTCAAAAAGGCTGGCAAGCATTATACCTTCGATGCCACAGAATTTGAGGTCGATAGAGGAGACATGGTTATCGTCGAAACGAGCCGAGGGCAGGAAATAGGGCAGGTTGTTGATGTCAGAACTACAGAAGATGCTGAATCGGATATGTCTATCAAACCGGTTATCAGGATCGCCACAAAAGAGGATATAGAACAAAAGCGTCGTGTCTGCCACCAGCAGGCCGCGGCGCTGATTGCCTGTCGGGAACAGGTAGCAAAGTTGAAACTTCCGATGAAATGCCTGTCCGCCGAATACAATCTTGATGAAACCCATATTACAGTCTATTTCAGTGCTGAAGGCAGGGTGGATTTCCGAGAACTCGTGCGTGAAATGGGAAAGCAACTACATGTCAGAGTGGAATTGCGACAGATCGGTCCCAGAGACGAAACCAAACTACTTGGAGGATTTGGTCGCTGTGGCAGAGAGTTTTGTTGTGCCAGTTACCTTTCTGAATTCGAGCCCGTCTCGATAAAAATGGCCAAAGAGCAGAATCTTCCCTTGAATCCTCTGAAGATCTCCGGGGTTTGTGGAAGATTATTGTGTTGTCTGGGTCATGAATACGAAACTTATAAAGAAATGAACCGGGAAAAGGCCTGTTCCAAATGCATGGATGCCCCAGACAAGCCAACTAGTAATATTGCGACCATTAAACGAGCAGTAGTTCCGGAAAAGCCGGTAGCGAACGAATTACCAATTATCGTTGATACAACCGATGAACAATCGGATAATACATCTGATGGCATAATTCAACGCAGACCACCTCGCAGACGTCGTCGAAAACGTTAG
- a CDS encoding GTP-binding proten HflX (KEGG: dev:DhcVS_643 GTP-binding protein~TIGRFAM: GTP-binding proten HflX; small GTP-binding protein~PFAM: GTP-binding protein HSR1-related) has product MVAVDYVDKSASSSNWSTEDSLSELARLVNTIGIRVTGHLIQKLSSPKRQTYVGQGKLDELIGTQETQPIDQLIFDDELTPLQYKTLVAMFPKIEILDRVSVILEIFSRHARTKEGRLQIELARAQYLLPRLTGQWKHLERLGGGIGTRGPGESQLETDRRLIQKRITTIKKDLEKVSKHRALYRKKRQMSYIPIVALVGYTNSGKSSLLKTLTKSDVLVQNQLFATLDPTTRRLCLPNLTKILVTDTVGFIHKLPPTIIEAFKSTLEELQDASILLHVVDISSLHATEQSITVENILAELGIADKPVITVYNKIDLIDYNQFLSSVDRPGTQDFLKSCPENTVMVSAEKRLGLDRLLHNIESLLLK; this is encoded by the coding sequence TTGGTCGCTGTGGACTATGTTGATAAAAGCGCTTCCTCATCAAACTGGAGCACCGAAGATTCACTATCGGAATTGGCCCGTCTGGTAAATACAATCGGTATTCGGGTTACCGGACACCTCATCCAAAAGCTTTCCTCGCCCAAGCGCCAAACATATGTAGGGCAGGGGAAACTTGATGAATTGATTGGCACCCAGGAAACGCAACCGATTGACCAACTGATATTCGATGATGAACTAACGCCATTACAATACAAAACACTGGTAGCCATGTTTCCGAAGATTGAGATTCTGGACCGGGTTTCAGTCATTCTAGAAATATTTTCCAGACATGCCAGAACCAAAGAAGGTCGTCTCCAGATCGAATTGGCTCGAGCTCAGTACCTGTTACCAAGGCTGACGGGTCAATGGAAACACCTGGAGAGACTTGGTGGAGGGATTGGTACCAGAGGGCCTGGCGAATCACAGTTGGAAACCGATAGACGGCTCATACAAAAAAGAATCACCACAATCAAAAAGGACCTTGAAAAAGTCAGTAAACACCGGGCATTATATCGAAAAAAACGGCAGATGTCGTATATTCCAATTGTTGCCCTGGTTGGTTACACCAACTCAGGAAAAAGCAGTCTGCTGAAAACGCTTACTAAGTCAGATGTCCTGGTTCAAAACCAGTTGTTCGCTACTCTTGATCCGACAACCCGGCGTTTATGTCTTCCCAATCTGACTAAGATTCTGGTGACTGATACGGTAGGGTTCATCCATAAATTGCCGCCAACTATCATAGAAGCCTTCAAATCGACGCTTGAAGAATTGCAGGATGCTTCTATATTGCTTCATGTCGTCGATATCAGTTCGCTACATGCCACAGAGCAATCCATTACGGTAGAAAATATCCTGGCCGAATTGGGTATTGCTGATAAACCAGTAATTACGGTCTACAATAAGATTGACTTGATAGACTACAACCAATTCCTGAGTAGCGTTGACCGACCGGGAACTCAGGATTTCCTTAAGTCCTGCCCGGAAAATACTGTTATGGTATCCGCAGAGAAACGCCTTGGTTTGGACAGACTGCTACATAATATCGAGTCACTTTTGTTGAAGTAA